A single genomic interval of Paralichthys olivaceus isolate ysfri-2021 chromosome 7, ASM2471397v2, whole genome shotgun sequence harbors:
- the LOC109624096 gene encoding transmembrane emp24 domain-containing protein 6-like — MQRPSPPQTAAMLLNTLVMVILSSHCIWARKSEPSLSEGDTVGLFRGSDKYDFAIEVSAAGMECFWHFAHQSGSFYFTYMVQWVTGMANNHQLFVTINSPQGVLVASQNDAVGQFNFQTELTGFYRMCLGNHNNQFGGIRVFLSFGVIYEGWEESKREMEEGRKVLNSTLTGIEASVQRLQNQIFHMWHHYNFARMRKGKDHYLLLSNLSYVNWWSATQSVVILLSGYLQLLVLKRLFHTDSSRPRC, encoded by the exons ATGCAgcgtccctctcctcctcagactgcaGCCATGCTGCTGAACACTCTGGTCATGGTGATACTGAGCTCTCACTGCATCTGGGCCAGAAAGTCTGAGCCCTCCCTCAGCGAGGGGGACACTGTCGGTTTGTTCAGGGGGTCAGACAAATATGACTTTGCCATCGAGGTTTCTGCCGCGGGGATGGAGTGTTTCTGGCACTTTGCCCACCAGAGTGGAAGCTTCTACTTCACATACATG GTACAGTGGGTAACAGGGATGGCCAACAATCACCAACTGTTTGTGACGATCAACTCACCACAGGGCGTTCTGGTGGCTTCACAGAACGACGCCGTTGGTCAATTCAATTTCCAGACTGAGCTGACAG GTTTTTACCGAATGTGTCTTGGGAACCACAACAACCAATTTGGAGGAATCAGGGTCTTTCTGAGCTTTGGTGTCATCTACGAAGGATGGGAGGAgtcaaagagagagatggaggaaggacGCAAAGTCCTCAACAGCACTCTGACTGGTATTGAG GCGAGTGTACAGAGGCTCCAGAATCAGATCTTTCACATGTGGCATCATTACAATTTTGCTCGCATGAGAAAAGGGAAGGATCACTACCTCCTCCTGTCCAACCTCAGCTACGTCAACTGGTGGTCGGCAACCCAAAGCGTCGTCATCCTCCTGTCTGGATACCTGCAGCTCCTTGTCCTCAAGAGACTCTTccacacagacagcagcaggccGAGATGCTGA
- the LOC109648132 gene encoding palmitoyltransferase ZDHHC7-like, which translates to MSSSHRLRDMEQQRPLLDREDEEVVERSFQSEVKQVWFIQDCCGMVCAFITWFLVFFADFVVTFVMLLPSRSFWYAVINGVVFNSLAVLALASHLRTMLTDPGAVPKGNATKKYLESLQLKPGKVIYKCPKCCSIKPERAHHCSICERCIRKMDHHCPWVNNCVGEKNQRFFVLFTMYIAVISGHALALCGYHFITCIRVQWRECSDFSPPATMMLMIFLCMEGLLFLTFTAVMFCTQLHSICNDETEIERLRNEKPTWERRTRWAGLRSVFGGQPSLLWMSPFAGLRLSTFLPKRTWRGGAEFSV; encoded by the exons ATGTCCTCAAGCCACCGTCTAAGGGACatggagcaacagcgccccctgctggacagggaggatgaggaggtggtggagaggagtttccaaagtgaggttaAGCAGGTCTGGTTCATCCAGGACTGCTGCGGCATGGTGTGTGCCTTCATCACCTGGTTCCTGGTCTTCTTCGCTGACTTTGTGGTCACCTTCGTTATGCTGCTTCCCTCCAGGAGCTTCTGGTACGCTGTGATCAACGGGGTGGTCTTCAACAGCCTGGCCGTGCTGGCGTTGGCCTCCCACCTGCGCACCATGCTGACTGACCCA ggaGCTGTTCCAAAAGGAAACGCCACCAAGAAATACTTGGAGAGTCTGCAGCTAAAGCCAGGGAAGGTCATCTACaaatgtccaaaatgctgcagcatcaAACCTGAGAGGGCTCATCACTGCAG TATCTGTGAGCGCTGCATCCGTAAGATGGACCATCACTGTCCCTGGGTCAACAACTGTGTCGGAGAGAAAAACCAGCGCTTCTTCGTCCTCTTCACT ATGTACATCGCTGTGATCTCCGGCCACGCTCTGGCTCTCTGTGGATACCACTTCATCACGTGCATCAGAGTCCAGTGGAGAG AGTGCAGCGATTTCTCACCTCCAGCGACGATGATGCTGATGATCTTCCTCTGCATGGaaggcctcctcttcctcaccttcACAGCCGTCATGTTCTGCACTCAGCTCCACTCCATCTGCAACGATGAGACG GAGATCGAGCGTTTGAGGAACGAGAAGCCAACATGGGAGCGTCGGACTCGCTGGGCAGGCCTGAGGTCAGTGTTTGGAGGTCAGCCCTCTCTGCTGTGGATGAGCCCCTTCGCTGGACTCAGACTATCAACCTTTCTACCTAAGCGCACCTGGAGGGGTGGGGCAGAGTTCTCAGTCTGA
- the tmed6 gene encoding transmembrane emp24 domain-containing protein 6 — translation MKTAFWSQLMISKHTPSLFPHVSMREVSSFSDMWSRIPYVVFILVLWTPVHGGPMTKPNPNITDQELFWGADQYDFSVVLPAAGLQCFWHFAHHGERFYLSFMVQWVTGVGHDRHLSVTVNAPGGLLVSNIDDAKGQINFKTEETGFYQMCFSNFHNRFGTMQVFLSFGVYYNDHQDPAKSREEEKKETEEVSKDLNNTLSIIEDASHKLENHVFHMFRYYSFGRMRKSADYFLLLSNSQYITWWSTALSLLIITSGYLQLLFLKRLFVSKTEVEKPRC, via the exons ATGAAGACAGCATTCTGGTCCCAGTTAATGATTTCTAAACACACTCCCTCACTGTTTCCACACGTTTCAATGAGAGAAGTCTCcagtttttcagacatgtggtcGAGGATTCCCTACGTGGTTTTTATTCTTGTGTTGTGGACTCCAGTTCACGGTGGGCCCATGACAAAGCCAAACCCCAACATAACAGACCAGGAGCTGTTCTGGGGCGCCGACCAGTACGACTTCTCTGTGGTGCTCCCTGCTGCTGGGTTGCAGTGTTTCTGGCACTTTGCTCACCATGGAGAAAGATTCTACCTCAGCTTCATG GTCCAGTGGGTGACGGGAGTCGGCCATGACAGACACCTGTCCGTCACAGTCAACGCTCCTGGTGGTCTGTTGGTGTCAAATATCGATGATGCGAAGGGTCAGATTAACTTCAAGACTGAGGAAACAg GTTTCTACCAAATGTGTTTCAGCAACTTCCACAATCGCTTCGGCACCATGCAGGTCTTCCTCAGCTTTGGTGTTTACTACAACGACCACCAGGACCCTGCcaagagcagagaagaggaaaagaaggagacaGAAGAAGTCAGCAAAGACCTGAACAACACACTGAGCATCATAGAG gATGCGTCTCACAAATTGGAGAACCACGTCTTCCACATGTTCCGCTACTACAGCTTTGGTCGCATGCGGAAGAGCGCCGACTACTTCCTGCTGCTGTCCAACTCACAGTACATCACCTGGTGGTCGACAGCCCTCagcctcctcatcatcacctctgggtatctgcagctcctcttcctcaaaaGACTCTTTGTCAGCAAGACCGAGGTCGAGAAGCCGCGCTGCTGA